GTAGTGCCAAGACTCTAACCCCATGAACTACTGCAAAAATACCACCCTTTTTGAGATCAATTGTACGTGCTTTGCGAAAAAAACCAAACATATTGAGAGGATTTTCAAACTGCATAACAGGTCGCGCCATTTGCGATAAAAAGCCTGCATTGTCGCTTACATGATCAAAAAGTATTCTTTTGAGATTTTCGAATTGCTCCTGGTTTCCATAGACTGCTTTGGCATCGAGAAAAATGCTCATATACATCATATTTGTCTCGTTTGGATGTTCGATCCAGCTAAGTAGAGTCTCTTCCCACTCTTTTGTAGTTTTGTTCCATTGCGGGTTATTGAGCATGATGTTGCCTTTGCAGCGTGGATAGCCAAGAAGCTCCAATGCAGCAACAAACTCTTCGGCTTTTTTCAATGCAGCTTGTTTGTCTGCCGGATTTTTTACTATAAAAGCATTATCTTGGTCAGTTCTAAGAAGCTGTTCGCCTCTTCCTTGGCTACCAAGAAGCAAAAATGTACCATCTATGCCAAATGTGAGATCATAGACCTTTTTATATACTTTTTCATTAAGCTCGCTTACAAGTTTTGCTAAATAGCGTGTTTTAATGCCTTTATGGTACAAGATCTCTACCATCTGGATAAACTTATCTGTAACATATTTGAGATCTTCTGTGGAGTCTGCCCGCTCGACTTTGCGTGCAAGTAGGTAGGATTGATTGGAAAAGAAGCTGAGAAGATCTCCTATCTCCACGCTTCCTATTGAGGTATTCTCTTTTTTGACGATGAGGTGTTTGATATTTTTACTTGTCATGAGCAAAAGGGCATTGAATAAAAAGTCATCATATTGAATAGTTATGGCAGGAAACGTCGCAATTGACTCTATTGGTGTGGCAAAATCGATTGCATGAAGAATAACTTTTTTAAGATCGCTTGAAGTTACCACTCCTTCGAGATTTCCTTTTTGTACAAGCAGAAGGTGTTGCATATTTTTCACTGCATCTTTGATGGGAGTGGAAGCCTCCACTTTGTAAAGAGGTGTGAGAGGAATATCTTCTAGTTTGGCTGAGAGTAGATCGCCCACTTGCGAAAGACTCTTTTGCTCTTTGAGTTTATCAATTTTTTGAGAAATTGTTTGAAAAAAATATTGTTTAAATGTACTGTTTTTATGAAAAACTTCTAAAAAAGTCTCTTTATCTATCTCGTATAAAAGTGTCTCTTCTACTGCCACAAAGTGTGCATCTTTTTTTCCAAGCAGTGCTTGAATATCGAAAAAATCTTTTTCATGATAGATTTCAACTACATTATCTTCTTGTATCTCTTGGGCACTTCCTTTGATAATAATAAAAAATCTATTGAGCACAATCTCTTCACCCTCTTGATAGTATCCTATATCGGTATGAGAAACTAGCAAATCGAGCTGTTGTGGAGTAAGAGTGTCAAAAGGGTGGATTGTATTCAAAAAATTTTTTACCTCTTCCATTGTTATCCCTTTTACAGCCGCAAAGAGCGGCTGAAATTAATGAGCTGATGCACCTTCAGCACCGATACCTGTTTGGGCTCTGATAAATTGTGCCTCAAATTTCTCTTTTTCTTCCTGCGCTTCTGGAGAGTTGTCAATTTTACTAAAAAACCAGATACCAATGAATGCTACTGTAACACTAAAAAGTGCCGGGTATTTATATGGAAAGATTGGCTCAGGGTTGCCAAGAACACTTACCCAAACAGTAGGTCCCAAAATCACCAATATGATTGCAGTAATGAGTCCAAGGAGACCTCCTCGGAATGCTCCTTTTGTTGTAAGACCTTTCCAGTACATTGACAAGAAAAGGACTGGAAAGTTAGCACTCGCAGCAATTGCAAAAGCAAGACCTACCATAAAAGCAATGTTTTGCTTCTCAAATGCAATTCCGAGTAAAATTGCCAAAATTCCTATTACAAGTGTAGCAATTTTGGAGACTTTCATCTCTGTAATCTCATCAACCTGTCCTCTTTTAAAAACGCTTGCATAGAGGTCATGGCTGATTGCAGATGCTCCTGCAAGTGTCAAGCCGGAGACAACTGCCAAAATGGTAGCAAAAGCAACTGCTGAGATAAACCCTAAGAAGAAGTTACCACCCACTGCATGTGCTAAGTGGATAGCAGCCATGTTGTTTCCACCAAAGATTTTCCCATCAGGACCAAGATACTCTGGATTTGTCATTACAAACACAATTGCACCAAAACCGATGATGAATGTAAGCATATAGAAATACCCTATAAATCCTGTGGCATAAAAAACAGATTTTCTTGCCTCTTTTGCATCAGCAACAGTAAAAAAACGCATTAAGATGTGTGGAAGACCGGCAAGTCCAAACATCAATGCCATACCAAGAGAGATTGCAGAGATTGGATCTTTGACTAACCCCCCTGGAGACATGATTTTTAAGCCATCAGGGTGTGTTGCAACTGCTTTTTTGAAAAGATCTTCCAAACTAAATCCAAAATGTGCCATAACTGCCAACGCCATAAATGTAGCACCAGCTAAAAGAAGCACTGCTTTGATAATCTGCACCCATGTAGTAGCAAGCATACCACCAAATGTAACATAAAGAATCATTAAGACTCCGACTATGATGACTGCAAAGGCATAGTCAAGTCCAAAAAGTACTTGAATCAGTTTTCCTGAACCAACCATCTGTGCGATGAGGTATAAAAGTACTGTTGCAATAGATCCAAAAGCTGCCAATGTTCTTGTAGGGCCTGGTTTGAGGCGAAAAGAGACAACATCGGCAAATGTGTATTTACCAAGATTTCTGAGCTTCTCAGCTATCAAGAAAAGCACAATAGGCCAGCCAACCAAAAATCCTATAGAGTAGATAAGTCCATCATACCCTTTGAGATAGACAAGTCCCGAGATCCCCAAAAAGGATGCAGCACTCATATAGTCTCCTGCCATCGCAAGGCCGTTTTGAAAACCAGTGATTCCCCCGCCTGCAGTATAGAAATCTTTTGCTGTACGTGTTCTCTTAGCTGCCCAGTATGTGATGAAAAGTGTCAATGCAACAAAGAGTAAAAACATCACTACAGCAGAAACATTGATGTCTCTTTTACCGCTTACTTCTGCTGCACCTTCTGCAAATGCCGAGAGAGAAAAGATAAATGGAAGTATCCACTTTTTCATAACAGCTCCTTAATCGACTCTTTGAGTTCTTTTGTGATAGTGTCAAACTCTTTGTTTGCTTTGTTGACGTAAATTCCTGTTAAAATAAACGCAAAAACAATGATTCCTATACCGATAGGAATACCGATTGTAGTGATACTGCCTTCACTGAGTGGTTTTCCTAAGAGTGAAGGATCAAAAGCGATGGTGAGAATAAATGCATAGTAGACTATAAGCATGATAATTGCCATAGTCCAAGAAAACTTCTCACGTTTTTCTACGAGTTCCCAAAGTCTAGGATTACTTTTGAGTTTTTCTAAAACTTCTGTTTTCATATCAGCTCCTTTAAAATTTGTAGTTGACGATAAAACGATATTCGTCCCAGCCAAGATCGCTGCCATCTGCTTTTGCGAGAAATTTTCTTGGGAAATTGCCACGGAAACGTAGTTGCAGATTTTTTACGGCTTCTGGATAGTAGATAAAATCAAATCCAGCTTCTGTTGCAGTCCAGCTGTGTGCATAATCAGCTGAGTCAGTTGCCAAAGAGTTATTTTGACCCACATCGAAAGAGGTGTAAAAAAAAGCAGTTTTGAGATTGAGACCATAGTCACTCCACTTATATGCAGCTGCAACTTTCCAGGCATCCGTATCGGCAAAGAATTGGTGGCGTGTCACCATGCCTTGTGTGAATGCCGGCATACCTCCCCATGGTGTAATCACCCCTCCATTGACAGCAGCATTTGTATTTGAATTTGTAGTGGAGTAGGCTGCATAGGCTGTGAAATAGTGGTAACTACCACCAATTTTGGCTCCAAAGTAGTTACTCTCCACTTCTCCCGCCAACTTATTGCCCACATCTTTTTCATTGATATACTGCAGTGCTGCAAATGGTTTGATCTCGTCGCTAATGAGACAGTTCCACTTGAAATCTGCCTGTAGATAAACAGCATTTAAAATATCGTGTGCATAGTAGTCCCAGACCTGCAAGCTAAGATTTTTGATTCCTTTATAGATAATTGCTACTGTTGTAACACCATCTGTATCTTGTCCAATGGCATATTGCCCCATATCCAGAAAATGTCCCACAATGCCTGTTTGAGTAGGATTGAGATATCCTGCACCATATCCTGCAGTTAAAGCCAAAGCTGGAAGTGGAAGACGATATTGGTTGTAAAATGTTCCGGGAGCAACTTTCGTTATATGTGCTGCTACGAGGGTAGTGGATGGTAAATCGGTGTTGGTAAGCACATAGGCTTCAAAAAGAGTCGGAATTGTTCTTGCATCGTCAGCTGCTGCGAGAGGAGTATCGAGTCTTTGGCGTCCAGCTTTGAATGTAGTATTGCCTCTTTTATATTTAATGTAGGCTTTTCCTACAAAAGCGTAATCTTCTCCCTTGTCACCGAGCAATGAGGTGTTGAGTTTACCGCTTGAAAATGAAGGGTTTAATCCAAAGTCGCTTACACTATAGAGAGCGGCACCAAGACTTATGCCCTTGAAAGAAGCTGTCTCATAGTGCAGATCTAGACCTGCTGCAAAAGCGTCTATATCTTTTTTGGAAATACTTCCTTGCCAATGCCTATCTATATATATAAGACGTATATGGCCTTTGAAATTGCCATTTGTGAAAGCCTCTTGCAGAGTTGGAACTTCACTGGCATAGCTAAGAGTAAGTAGCGAGCTTGCAGCAAATGAAAGTGCGATTTTTTTCATTTAGACTCCTTGAGAAATAGTTCAGACTATATTCTAGGGAGCAAACGTAGCATGAATGTAGCAAAAAACTATTTATCTATCTTATATCCAACACCGCGAATGTTTTGTATAAAATCTTCACACAAAAGCTTTTTTAGGCGAGAAATTTCTGCGCGTATCGTGGGATTATCCACAAACTCTTCTGTATATACATACTCGCGAAACATATCATAATCGACTACGATACCTCTATTTTTTGCTAAGAGTTCGATGATTTGCTGTTGTCTTTTGGTAAGTGTTACTGGAGTATTATTGAAATAGAGGGTTTTTTGCTCAAAAGAGTAGCTGTAGCTTTTTGAAAGAACTACATGGGATTTATCTTGAATGGCAAGCTTTTCTATGCGAAGCTCTAGTTCTTTAAGATGAAAGGGCTTTTTGATGTAGTCTTTGCATCCAAGTTCAAAACCTTTTGTGATATCTTCAATATCTGTGAGGGAAGAGATGAAAATAACTGGAGTGTAGCGTTTATGCTCTTTTAAAAGCTCCATCAAAGTAAATCCATCGATATTGGGAACATTGATATCGAGGATGAGCAGATCAAAGGAGCTTTGTTGTATGAGCTCAAATGCCTGCTCCCCATCATATGCAGTTGTGACCTGATGGCCGATCTTTTCAAGGTAACGTTCTATCGAATCGCACAAAATTATCTCATCTTCCATCAAAAGTATTTTCATTGTCTCTTCCAAATGTAGCGGAATATATTGTATTTTCCATCATTATCCACTTCGATGGTGCAACTGTTTTTGTCGCAAATCTCTTTAACAAGCGCTAAGCCTAGTCCAAATCCACCTTTGGCTTTATCTTCTCTATAAAACTGTGTGAAAATTGCCTCTTTGTCTTCTATTTTTTTTGACTCAGTCCAAAACTCAAGTACTATTGTATCTTTTTTATAGAGTTTAACAGTGATAGCTGTATTTATATGAGAGTATTTGATAGCGTTGGAGAGATTGTTGTCTATGATTCGCTGTAACTCTATCTCGTTGATAAAAAGAGTGATATCTGGCTCAATTTTAGTAATAAAATGTAGACGACTCCCTTTGGCTACTTCAGTAAAAAACTCTACTCGTTGCTCTAAAAATGATGAAACATTGATGAAGTTCTTTTTATATTCGACTCTATCTTTTTTTAGTAGATACGCTAGATCGTTATAGATATTGTGGATGATTTTGATACCAGATTCAATATTGGTAAGCTCTTGGTTTTTGATGTTTTCCATTTTTAAAAGATCTATATTTGTAAGAATGATACTTAGAGGTGTATTAATCTCATGAATGGCGGTTTTTAAGAAACTATCTTGATCGTGTAGGAGCTTTTCTGTAAACTCTTTACTTCTTTTTAGCTCTTCATTTTGCTGGTTGAGTTTTTGTGTTTTTTGCAAGACTTTGAGTTCAAGGGTCTTATTGAGCTCTTGCAGCTTTTTTGTTCTATCTTTGATGATTTTGATCATTTTATTGGTATAGCCTGCTATCTCTTTGAATTCATTAAATAAGAGATCTTGGGCATAGATATAGGTTCCATGGTTAGCAGCATCTTGTGTTCGTATTTTAATCTTTTGTAGTGAGCGCTCAATGAGATTGGAGGTGTAGCGCAATATTACAAATGTGGCAAAAAAGAGCATAAAAGAGAGTGTGAGAATGTTGATGATATATTTTACCATTTTGTCTCGGTAGGCCAGCTTTTTTTGGCGGATTATCTTTTCAATTTCATCGAGATATACACCAGATCCTACCATCCAGCCAAAAGGTTGGTACGCTTTTGCATAGCTTATCTTTGGAGCAAGAGTATTTGTGGTTGGTTTGTTCCAGTAGTACTGTACAAATCCCCCATCAGGTTTTTTTGAGACTTCAATAAGCTCTTTTATGACTTTTTTCCCAGTAGGATCAGTAAAGTTGATGAGATTTTTACCTTTGTTTTGTTTTAAAATTGGATCTGCTACATTGATTCCATCAAATGTATAGATAAAAATGTACCCAGTACCATCTCTCTCATTTCTCATGTACTCTATTGCATCGATGATCTCTTTTTGGAGTTGTGAAAGAGGCTTGTTTGGATCTTCTAGGTGTTTGTACGATATATAGCGAAGAGCACGAAGAGTCTCTTTTTTTACGAGCTCTTTTTGTTTATTGATAAAATTTTTCTCAAAAAGAGCAATCTCTTTCTTAAATTCATTGTACTCTTCATATACAATCAATGCAGTAAAAAGTGTAACAAAAAGAATAAAAAGTACAAGTGTAAAGAGTTTGATATTTTTAAAGCCAACTCTCCTTATCATCGATGAAGCTCTCGTTTAACATCCTCTAAATCGCTCCAAAAATCTTCTTTTGGCCAGTAGCCGATTATTCTTTTTATTATAGTGCCTTCTTTTAGGACATACATGGTCGGTACATATTGGGGAAAGAGATCGTCTGGATATTCACTTGTGTCGCGGTCCAGTATAACAGCGATGAAATGTTGATTGATAAATTGTGCAATTTCGGGATCTTGAAGTGTTGTTGTTTTCATTTTGTGACACCAACGGCAAGGTGGAACAACTCTTTCGATAAATATAAAAAGCGGTTTTTTTTCTTTCAATGCGAGATCGTAAGCTTTTTGAAAATCGTGTTGCCATTTGATGGATGAAGCGACAAGCAGAGAGCTCGAAAGAATGAATCCCAAAATTTTTTTCATATTGTCTCCATTTTTTGTCAAAATTATAAGAAAAGAAAAGAACAAAAAGCAAACAGGGAGTATGATGGTGTATGAAAATCGCTATATCTATATCGAAGTCGAAGAGAGTGAAGTGCCATGGCTCAAAATTTTTGCAAAGAAAAAATGTAAAGAGATGAGTGATTGTGATGAAGTAACAAAGAAGATGATTTTTAAGGCTCTCGAAATAATAGAAAAAGAGATGCTTGACTATTTTAAACCAGATAAGATCAATATTGCTTCCTTTGGCAACTATGTACCCCAGGTGCACTGGCATATTCAGGCAAGGTTTCAAAATGACAGCTTTTTCCCTGAACCTCTTTGGGGAAAAAGACAGCGAGAGGGAAACGTACAACTTTCTCCTATGGAAGATTTTATCAAACGTATAAGAGGACAACTAGATGCACTCTAAAATAGGTACGTGTCCAAAGTGTGGGAAAAATATTGCTGATAGAGGTGGCTTTTACGGATGCACGGGATTTTCAGAGGGTTGTGATTTTAGTGTCGGCAAAGAGTCTCTTGTACATCTTGGCCATTCTGTCATAACTCCCAAAGAGATGCGAATGCTACTCAAAGGTCCAACGCAACTCTCATTTAAAATGAGTAGCGGCGTTGAGCGCCTTTTTTGAGTGGAACTCGTAGAAAAAGAGGGAAAGTTTTGGCCACAGGTCGATTTTGAAGCCGGAGTGGAGGCGGCATCATTTGGGAGTTGTCCGGTGTGCCAGGCTGATGTGGTGGAGTATCCATTGAGTTACGGATGTAGTAGATGGGAAGAGGGGTGCGAATTTGCTATTTTCAAAAATGCCATTAGTCGGTTTGGCGGGAAAGAGCTTACGAAAAAGCAGGTAAAAGAGCTCCTGCAAAAAGGAAAAACAGAAGTATACATACGAAGATTTGGTAAAAAAACGAGGAAAGTTGAACTCCTTGTTGATGAGGTGTACGGCTGTAAAGTCTTATTTTGAAAATGCTACAATTTGCAAAAAAATTGAAGGAGGCACAATGCCCAATTTTCCAGAATTTAGAGTAACTGATGAAAATTTAGACAAACAAAAAGAGCTTGTGCTGCGAACCATCGAAGAAAATAGGAAAAAGATCGAAGAACTTTTGAATATGGAGCCAAAAACATATGAAAACTTCGTGCGGCCACTGCAATTGATGGAAGAGAAGCTAGGGTTTTATTTTAGCCCCGTTTCCCATCTAAATTATGTAAAGAACTCTCCTAAAACGGAAGAAATATATAACGCTTTGTTACCGGAACTGAGCCGTTATCACACAGAACTTGGACAAAACGAGAAGATTTACGAAGCTCTAAAGCAGATTTTAGAAGAAGATCTGGCGCCAGAGCAAAGAAAAGTGGTTGAAGATATGATCATAGAGTTTGAGCTCAGTGGCGTAGCACTGGGGAAAAGTGCGAAAGAGGAGCTCAAAGCGATCAATATCAAACTGAGTGAGCTTACCAGCAGTTTTGGACAAAATCTTCTTAAAGCCACCGATGCCTATGAGATGATTGTAAGCAAAAGTGATGTAGAAGGAATGCCGGAAAGTCTCAAAGAGGCTGCAAAGTGTGAAGAGGGATACAGGTTTACTCTCAAACAGCCAAGCTATATCGCCTATATGACCTATGGGCCAAACAGGGAAAAAAGAGAAGAACTTTACAAAGCTTATGTGACAAGAGCACCTGAAAACGAGGCTTTAATAGATGAGATTTTAGCCCTTCGCCATAAAAAAGCAAGACTTTTGGGGTTTGAGAACTATGCCGAGTTAAGTCTTGAAACAAAAATGGCTGCTTCACCTGAGGAAGTAGTCTCATTTTTAAAAGATTTGGCACAAAAAAGCAAACTTCAGGCAAAAAAAGAGTTTGAAGCACTGCAAGCTTTTGCAAAAGAGCAGGGTGCTAAGTACGATTTGAAGGCTTTCGATATAGCCTACTGGAGTGAGAGACTCAAAAAGGCAAAGTATGATATCGATGATGAGGAGTATAAACCCTATTTTGAAAAAGATGCTACAGTCAACGGTCTTTTTACCTTTTTGCATAAACTTTTTAAGTTAGAGTTTCAAGAGATCGATACGCCCGTTTGGCACGAAAGCGTCAAATGTTATGAGATATCTTTGCCAAACAGGCTTGTTGGAAGGCTCTATGTGGATCTGGAGGCCAGAGAAGGCAAAAGAGGCGGAGCATGGATGGATGAGTGGGTGAGTCACCATATTGATCAAAAAGGTGAAGTGGTATATCCCGTTGCTTACATAGTGGCAAATTTCGCACCTGCAACGAAAACCACTCCAAGTCTTTTGCGTCCTGATGATATTGTTACGCTCTTTCATGAGATGGGCCATGCACTGCATCATCTACTCAGTGAAGTGAGTGAACCTGCGGTCAGTGGCATAGCCGGCGTCGAGTGGGATGCAGTGGAATTTCCTAGCCAGTTCCTGGAGAATTTTGCCTATGAAGAAGAGGTTTTACATCTTTTTGCAAAACATTACAAAACGGGTGAGCCACTCCCTAAAGCAATGATTGAGCGACTCAAAAAAGCCAAAAACTTTCAAAGTGCCATGGCAATGGTTCGCCAGCTTGAATTTGGTCTTTTTGATATGCTGGTGCATATGGATTGGCCAGTAGATGTGCAACAAGTACTGGATGAGGTACGAGAAGAGGTGAGCGTTGTTCCAACGCCGCCATACAACAAATTCCAGTGGGGTTTCAGCCACATCTTTGCCGGTGGATACGCGGCGGGATACTATAGCTACAAATGGGCCGAAGTTTTAAGCGCCGATGCCTTTTTTATGTTTGTGGACAACGGGATTTATAACGATGAGATTGCCGAGAGTTATCTGCAAGAGATCCTTTGCAAAGGAGGAAGCCGACCGGCGCTGGAAAGCTTCAAAGCTTTTGCGGGAAGAACACCAAAAAGCGAAGCACTACTTAAGCTTTGCGGGATAGAATCAGAAGCGTAACTGTAACTCTCTATAGATTTTGGCAATATTCCCCGTTGGCATCTTTTGGGCTAAAAAGCCCAAAAGGTTGTCCAGTTCCCCTTTTCGGCCTTTTTCAAAATCGAGCTGCAGTGATGTTTTCGCATTGGTTGGAGATTTCTGTAAAAGGTCGATTGCTTTTTGGATATCATCTTCATCTAGTGCAACTCCTTCGTTTCGAGCAACGTGAACAATCTCTTCCAAAATGGACCGGAACTCCTCTAGATGATGCGACACAATCTCTCCAAATGTTTGGTTGTAGTATGTCGCAAGAGCAGCAGTGGCAGCGATAAATAGATACTTTTGCCAAACTGCTTTTTCTATGTTTTCAGGAGTTTGTGTTTTGATACCGGCTTTTTCGAAATACGCTTTAAGTGACTGGGTGGTTTCGTTGATGTTTTCGAAAACTACCATGGCGCCTTTGCCTTTTACTTCTATTGATCCATCATTTTGCTTGTTGGAAATGATATAGACCGCTCCATGGATGACCGTGGCAGCAAAATGTTTTTTTAGAAGAATATAGGGTAAAACTCCGTTTAAAAGTGGTAGAACAACACTCTTTTCGTCTATATTTTTTTCTATTTTTTTCATTTTTTCCAGCAAAACGTTGCTTTTTGTTGCAACGATAACAACATCGTATCGTTTCTCTTTTGGAGGTGTTGCGCAGATAGGAATATCGTATTTAGTGATTGTGTCTTGCTCTTTTATCACTACTTCATTCGTTGAATCGCTAATGAGATCTACACTGCATATTGGTGATAGTTTTGCCGCTATATATCCTCCTACGCCTCCCCCGCCAAGAATTGCTATATTCACTCTTTTTCCTTTTGCAATCTCTCTTTTAGTACACGTTTGAGTACTTTACCTGTTGCATTTTTTGGAAGTTCGTCGACTATATAGACCGATCTTGGCACTTTGAAGTTTGCAAGATGCTCTTTGAGGTAGCGTTTGATCTCGTTTTCACTGATTTTTTCCCCATCCTCAAGTTCCACATAAGCTACCGGAACCTCTCCGCTCTTTTCATCTTTGATGCCGATGACGGCCGCTGCTTTGATATGAGGGTTGTTCATTAAAACTTCTTCAATTTCTCTAGGATAGATGTTGATGCCTTTTGAGATGATGAGATCTTTTTTCCTATCGACGATGTAAATAAACCCCTCATCATCCATATAGCCTAGATCTCCCGTTTTGAGCCAACCGTTGACGATCGTTTCAGCAGTGGCTTCAGGACGTTTCCAGTAGCCCTGCATGACATTGTCGCCTTTGACGATAATCTCGCCAACTTCTCCTCTAGAAAGCTCAACCATATCTTCATCCACGATCTTGACTTCAACTCCAGGAAGTGCCGGACCTACCGATTTTGGTTTTTGTTTATTGGGAAGATTGACTGCAACCACAGGGGAGCATTCGCTCAGTCCATACCCTTCCAAAAGTTTTCCTTTTTTAAACTTGCTTTGAAAGCGTTTCAAGGTATCTTCCGGCAATGCTGCAGCGCCGCTGACATAATATTTGACTTTATTGAACCAGTGGAAATACCAAGGAAGTTTTGCTTTGGAAAGTGCGTTATAGACATCGGGTACACCTGTAAAAATGGTAACTCTTTTTAAAAGCAGTTGCTTGATGATATTGGAAAATGGCATGATGGAGCGAATAATGACTACGGGTGAACCAAAATAGAGGGGCATTAAAACAGTAACCGTTAGCGTAAAAGAGTGAAACATTGGTAGATAGACGATGAACCGATCTTTGGGTGTTATGGTCAGAAGCCTTTCGACACCTAAAATATTGGAAAAGATGTTTCTATAAGAGAGCATCGCCCCTTTTGGCTTTCCTGTGGTCCCGGAAGTATAGATGATCACAGCCGTATCGTCGATATCTACATGCTGATTCAGTTTTTCATGACTTTCCAGGCTCTCTAGTAT
The Nitratiruptor sp. SB155-2 genome window above contains:
- a CDS encoding putative nucleotidyltransferase substrate binding domain-containing protein; amino-acid sequence: MEEVKNFLNTIHPFDTLTPQQLDLLVSHTDIGYYQEGEEIVLNRFFIIIKGSAQEIQEDNVVEIYHEKDFFDIQALLGKKDAHFVAVEETLLYEIDKETFLEVFHKNSTFKQYFFQTISQKIDKLKEQKSLSQVGDLLSAKLEDIPLTPLYKVEASTPIKDAVKNMQHLLLVQKGNLEGVVTSSDLKKVILHAIDFATPIESIATFPAITIQYDDFLFNALLLMTSKNIKHLIVKKENTSIGSVEIGDLLSFFSNQSYLLARKVERADSTEDLKYVTDKFIQMVEILYHKGIKTRYLAKLVSELNEKVYKKVYDLTFGIDGTFLLLGSQGRGEQLLRTDQDNAFIVKNPADKQAALKKAEEFVAALELLGYPRCKGNIMLNNPQWNKTTKEWEETLLSWIEHPNETNMMYMSIFLDAKAVYGNQEQFENLKRILFDHVSDNAGFLSQMARPVMQFENPLNMFGFFRKARTIDLKKGGIFAVVHGVRVLALQYHIHNTNTVERLKEISNLGILEKSFVTDLIESFETLNSFRLRASLHNIQKGLDATNSIDVTTLNKLERDILKESFKTIEKFKEFLSYHYKLSMVS
- a CDS encoding cation acetate symporter, which gives rise to MKKWILPFIFSLSAFAEGAAEVSGKRDINVSAVVMFLLFVALTLFITYWAAKRTRTAKDFYTAGGGITGFQNGLAMAGDYMSAASFLGISGLVYLKGYDGLIYSIGFLVGWPIVLFLIAEKLRNLGKYTFADVVSFRLKPGPTRTLAAFGSIATVLLYLIAQMVGSGKLIQVLFGLDYAFAVIIVGVLMILYVTFGGMLATTWVQIIKAVLLLAGATFMALAVMAHFGFSLEDLFKKAVATHPDGLKIMSPGGLVKDPISAISLGMALMFGLAGLPHILMRFFTVADAKEARKSVFYATGFIGYFYMLTFIIGFGAIVFVMTNPEYLGPDGKIFGGNNMAAIHLAHAVGGNFFLGFISAVAFATILAVVSGLTLAGASAISHDLYASVFKRGQVDEITEMKVSKIATLVIGILAILLGIAFEKQNIAFMVGLAFAIAASANFPVLFLSMYWKGLTTKGAFRGGLLGLITAIILVILGPTVWVSVLGNPEPIFPYKYPALFSVTVAFIGIWFFSKIDNSPEAQEEKEKFEAQFIRAQTGIGAEGASAH
- a CDS encoding DUF485 domain-containing protein; translated protein: MKTEVLEKLKSNPRLWELVEKREKFSWTMAIIMLIVYYAFILTIAFDPSLLGKPLSEGSITTIGIPIGIGIIVFAFILTGIYVNKANKEFDTITKELKESIKELL
- a CDS encoding OprD family outer membrane porin, coding for MKKIALSFAASSLLTLSYASEVPTLQEAFTNGNFKGHIRLIYIDRHWQGSISKKDIDAFAAGLDLHYETASFKGISLGAALYSVSDFGLNPSFSSGKLNTSLLGDKGEDYAFVGKAYIKYKRGNTTFKAGRQRLDTPLAAADDARTIPTLFEAYVLTNTDLPSTTLVAAHITKVAPGTFYNQYRLPLPALALTAGYGAGYLNPTQTGIVGHFLDMGQYAIGQDTDGVTTVAIIYKGIKNLSLQVWDYYAHDILNAVYLQADFKWNCLISDEIKPFAALQYINEKDVGNKLAGEVESNYFGAKIGGSYHYFTAYAAYSTTNSNTNAAVNGGVITPWGGMPAFTQGMVTRHQFFADTDAWKVAAAYKWSDYGLNLKTAFFYTSFDVGQNNSLATDSADYAHSWTATEAGFDFIYYPEAVKNLQLRFRGNFPRKFLAKADGSDLGWDEYRFIVNYKF
- a CDS encoding response regulator transcription factor — its product is MKILLMEDEIILCDSIERYLEKIGHQVTTAYDGEQAFELIQQSSFDLLILDINVPNIDGFTLMELLKEHKRYTPVIFISSLTDIEDITKGFELGCKDYIKKPFHLKELELRIEKLAIQDKSHVVLSKSYSYSFEQKTLYFNNTPVTLTKRQQQIIELLAKNRGIVVDYDMFREYVYTEEFVDNPTIRAEISRLKKLLCEDFIQNIRGVGYKIDK
- a CDS encoding cache domain-containing protein — protein: MIRRVGFKNIKLFTLVLFILFVTLFTALIVYEEYNEFKKEIALFEKNFINKQKELVKKETLRALRYISYKHLEDPNKPLSQLQKEIIDAIEYMRNERDGTGYIFIYTFDGINVADPILKQNKGKNLINFTDPTGKKVIKELIEVSKKPDGGFVQYYWNKPTTNTLAPKISYAKAYQPFGWMVGSGVYLDEIEKIIRQKKLAYRDKMVKYIINILTLSFMLFFATFVILRYTSNLIERSLQKIKIRTQDAANHGTYIYAQDLLFNEFKEIAGYTNKMIKIIKDRTKKLQELNKTLELKVLQKTQKLNQQNEELKRSKEFTEKLLHDQDSFLKTAIHEINTPLSIILTNIDLLKMENIKNQELTNIESGIKIIHNIYNDLAYLLKKDRVEYKKNFINVSSFLEQRVEFFTEVAKGSRLHFITKIEPDITLFINEIELQRIIDNNLSNAIKYSHINTAITVKLYKKDTIVLEFWTESKKIEDKEAIFTQFYREDKAKGGFGLGLALVKEICDKNSCTIEVDNDGKYNIFRYIWKRQ
- a CDS encoding thioredoxin family protein, whose amino-acid sequence is MKKILGFILSSSLLVASSIKWQHDFQKAYDLALKEKKPLFIFIERVVPPCRWCHKMKTTTLQDPEIAQFINQHFIAVILDRDTSEYPDDLFPQYVPTMYVLKEGTIIKRIIGYWPKEDFWSDLEDVKRELHR
- a CDS encoding HIT family protein; this encodes MVYENRYIYIEVEESEVPWLKIFAKKKCKEMSDCDEVTKKMIFKALEIIEKEMLDYFKPDKINIASFGNYVPQVHWHIQARFQNDSFFPEPLWGKRQREGNVQLSPMEDFIKRIRGQLDAL